Below is a window of Haloterrigena alkaliphila DNA.
GCCGGCATCGCGAGCCTCGGACTGGTGATGGCCGGCTACGCGTCCGCGAACAAGTACTCGATGCTCGGCGGCCTCCGCGCGGTGGCACAGAACATCGCCTACGAGATCCCGCTGGTCGTCACCGGGATGTCGGTCGTGATCTTCGCCGGGTCGTTGCAGACGAGCGAGATCGTCGCGGCACAAGCCGAGCCCCTGTTCGACCTCGGCATCGTGGCGATTCCGGCGTGGTACGCGCTGGTCAACCCGTTCGCGTTCGTCCTCTTCCTGGTGGCGAACTTCGCGGAGGTCGGCCGCAACCCCTTCGACACGCCGGAGGCGCCGACCGAGATCGTCGCCGGCTACCAGACCGAGTACTCCTCGGTCTACTTCGTGTTGATCTACCTCGGGGAGTTCCTCCACATCTTCCTCGGCGGCGCGATCATCGCGACCATCTTCCTCGGCGGCCCGGCCGGACCACTCCTGCCGGGAATCGTCTGGTTCCTCATCAAGATCTGGGCGATATTCCTCCTGACCCAGTGGCTCCGCTCGGCGGTGCCCCGGGTCCGGATCGACCAACTGATCGAGATCGGCTGGAAGGGACTGCTCGTCCTTTCGTTCGCCAATCTCGTCCTGACCGCGGTAATTGTGGGGCTGATAGCATGATCGGAATCCTGAAATCCATGGCCACGACGATGAAGCACGCGCTGGACGGCTCCACCTTCACGGTGGAGTACCCCGAGACCGCACCGGACGTCTCCCCGCGGTTCCGGGGCGTTCACAAGTTCAGCCAGGAGCGGTGTATCTGGTGTCGCCAGTGCGAGAACGTCTGTCCGAACGACACGATCCAGATCGTCACGAACGACCAGCGAGAGGGCGAACAGTACAACCTCCACATCGGGCAGTGCGTCTACTGCCGGCTCTGCGAGGAGGTCTGTCCCGTCGACGCCATCCTGCTCACCCAGAACTTCGAGTTCACCGCGGACACGAAACACGACTTCGTCTACAACAAGGAGCAGCTGAAGGCGGTCCCGTGGTACAAGGACATCGACCCGCTCGAGTCGCGCGAACCCGACCGGGGCGCGTGGATCGGCGAGGGCGAAGGGGAGGTCGATTACCAGTAACCATGTTGGAGACGATCGCGTTCGCGGCGTTCGCGCTCGTGACGTTGCTCAGCGCGCTGGGCGTGGTCCTGCTAGAGGACCCGTGGCACTCTGCGCTCATGCTCGGCGTCGCGCTGCTGAGCATCGCGGTGCACTTCGTGATGCTGGCGGCCGAGTTCGTCGCCATGATGCAGATCCTCGTCTACGTCGGCGGGGTGCTCGTCCTCATCACGTTCGCCGTCATGCTCACCCAGCTCGAGTCGGACGATAGCGAGGGGGTGACGCAGGCGTGACGACCGGACCGCGACTCCGCCTCGGCAAGACGCTCGTTCCCGGACTGCTCGCCGTCGCCCTCTTCGGGCTGATGGCGCTGATCGCCCTGAACACGTCGTTCGGCGAGATGACCGGCTTCCCGGACGGCATCGCGATCACGTCCGAAATCGGCTACGCGCTGTTCGACCTGCCGGAACTGGCGTCGACCGACGGCGGGATGTCGGCCACCGAACCGTTCCTCGCCGCGTTCCTGCTGATCGCGATCGCACTGGACGCGGCGCTGGACGCCTCGCTCGTCCTCGCGAAGCGCGAGGAGGAGGGCGAACCCGTCGGCCCGCTGTCCAGTTCGCGCTCCAAGAACCCCGATACGGGCGCGCGTCCGGCGGTCGACTCGAGCGGCTTCGGTCGCTCGGAGTCGACGGCGACCGACGGCGGTACGGCCGGGACCGAGACGACCGCCGCTGGCGATTCCGATGCGGACTCGAGCGGGGGTGAGGACCGATGACGGTCGCCGTCGAGTACTACGTGTTGCTCTCGATGGCGATGTTCTGCATCGGCCTCTTCGGGGTGCTGACGCGTCGTAACGCACTGCTGTTCCTGATGTCCGTCGAACTCATGCTGAACGCGGCGAACGTCAATCTGATCGCGTTCGCGTTCTACCACGGCAACCTCACGGGGCAGGTGTTCGCGCTGTTCACGATGGCGCTCGCCGCCGCCGAGGTGGCCGTCGGACTCGGGATCATCCTGGTGCTGTACCGCAACTTCCGTGACGTCGACGTCACGGTTCCGACGACGATGAGGTGGTAACCAATGGCAGACGCATTCGCATACGCTCCGGCGATCGCGGTGTTCCCGCTCGTGGCGTTCGTCGTCGCCCTGGTCTTCGGGACGTACATGCCGAAGAAGGGCGCGTTCGCGGGCATCATAGCGACGGGCGGCTCCCTGCTGCTCTCGCTGTGGATGCTCGTCACCGTCGCGGGCGGCGAAGTGAGACACAATTCGGAACCGCTCTACGAGTGGACGGCCGGTTCGGCCGCGGCCGAGGCCGGCGCCGAGGGGATCAGTTTCAGCTTCGGGCTGCTGATCGACCCGCTCTCGGCGCTCATGCTGGTCATCGTCTCGCTCGTGGCCTTCCTCGTCCACGTGTTCAGCCTCGGCTACATGAACGACGAGGGCGAGACCGGGCTCCCGCGGTACTACGCCAGCCTCGGTCTGTTCACCTTCAGCATGCTCGCGTTCGTCGTCGCGGACAACCTGCTGATGGCGTTCATGTTCTTCGAACTCGTCGGCCTCTGTTCGTACCTGCTGATCGGGTTCTGGTTCCGCACGAAATCTGCCCCCTCGGCCGCGAAGAAGGCGTTCCTGGTCACCCGCTTCGGTGACTACTTCTTCCTGATCGGGGTCGTCGCCATCGCGGCGACGTTCGGCACGGTCGGCTTCGCCGGCGAGGACTCGTTCGTCGTCGCCGCCGAGGCGGCCATCGACGACGGCGCGACGCTGTTCGGCTTCGACGCCCAGACGTGGGTGACGATCACCGGACTGCTCGTGCTCGGCGGCGTACTGGGCAAATCCGCGCAGTTCCCCTTCCACACCTGGCTACCCGACGCCATGGAAGGCCCGACGACCGTCTCCGCGCTCATCCACGCGGCGACGATGGTCGCGGCCGGCGTCTACCTCGTGGCGCGGATGTTCGGCTACTACGCGCTCAGCCCGACCGCGCTCGCGATCATCGCGTTCGTCGGCGGCTTCACCGCGCTGTTCGCGGCCACGATGGGCGTCGTCAAGGACGACATCAAGCAGGTGCTGGCGTACTCGACGATCAGCCAGTACGGCTACATGATGCTGGGGCTGGGCGTCGGCGGCTACGTCGCCGGGGTCTTCCACCTCATGAACCACGCCTTCTTCAAGGCCCTGCTGTTCCTCGGCTCCGGCGCCGTCATCGTCCTCATGCACCACGAACAGGACATGTGGGAGATGGGTGGCCTGAAGGACAAGGCGCCGGTCACCTACTACACGTTCCTCGCCGGCGCGCTCGCGCTCGCGGGGATCGTGCCGTTCTCCGGCTTCTGGTCGAAAGACGAGGTGCTGTTCGACGCGCTGATCGTCGGCCTCGAGCAGCCCGTGATCCTCGCGGCGTACGCGATGGGGCTGCTCGCCGTCTTCTTCACCGGCTTCTACACGTTCCGGATGGTCTTCCTGACCTTCCACGGCGAACCCCGGACGGAGACCGCGGAAGACCCCCACGGCGTCGGCTGGTCGATCAAGGCGCCGCTGGTCGTCCTCGGCGTCCTCGCGGCCGTCGCCGGCTTCGTGAATCTCGCGCCGATCGCCCACATCGCGGGGTGGGACATCGCGTTCCTCGAGCACTGGCTCGACGGCGAGTACGGCTCCGTCGAGGGGCTGACCTACCACGCGTACCACGAGACGGTCGCCTTCGAGGAGGGCTACGTCGGCTCGGAGACTATCACCATGCTCCTGAGCGCGGGCCTGTCGCTCGGGCTGGCGCTGGCCGGCGCGTTCGCGGCCCACACGCTCTACAACGTGCCCGAACCGGAACGGCACGCGACGAAACTCGGCGGCGCGTACAGCGTCCTGCGGGACAACTACTACCAGGACGAGTACCAGGTCTGGCTCGCCGAGGGGCTGACGCTGCCGCTCGCTCGAGCGGCCGATCTGTTCGATCGGACCGTCGTCGACGGCGCCGTCGACGGCGTCTCGACGGGCAGCCTGTTCGGTAGTAGCTGGGTCAAACGCATCCAGACCGGACTGGTGACGAACTACGCGGCGCTGCTGGTGGCCGGATTCGTCGCCCTGCTTGCGGCGCTCGGACTCTACGGAGGGTGGTTCTAATGATGATCGAAGCACTGATCGCAGTCGCACTGGTCGGCGCGCTCGTCACGTTCGTCGTGCCGAATCGCTACGCGGGCAAACTGGCCTTCGCGATCAGCCTGGTGCCCGCCGCGCTCAGCCTGTGGCTGTTCGCGGCCTTCGACGGCAGCGGCAACGCCCTGCTCGGCGGCGACCTCGCCTTCGAATCCCGCGTTGAGTGGATTCAGCTGGGCGAGTACTCGATCTCGTGGGTCGTCGGTCTCGACGGCATCAGCCTGCCGCTGGTGGTGTTGACGACGATCCTCTGTTCGCTGGCGATCCTGAGTTCGTGGACGCCGATCGACCGCCGCGAGTCCCAGTTCTACGGGCTCGTCCTGTTCATCGAGGCGAACCTGATCGGCGTCTTCGCGGCGCTCGACTTCTTCGTCTGGTTCATCTTCTGGGAGGCCGTGCTGATCCCGATGTACCTGCTGATCGGGATCTGGGGCGGTCCGGACCGGAAGTACGCCGCCATCAAGTTCTTCGTCTACACGAACGTCGCGTCGCTGCTGATGTTCGGCGCGTTCGTGACGCTCGTGTTCGCCCTCGGCGACGCGGTGACGTCGTTCGCGCTCCCCGAGATCGCGTCGGCGATGATCGAGACCGGCCCCGAAGGGGTCTTCGGCCTCGAGGGAACCACCCTCGCCTCGATCGTCTTCGTCGCGATGTTCCTCGGCTTCGCCGTGAAAGTCCCGGTGGTGCCGTTCCACACGTGGCTCCCCGACGCTCACGTGCAGGCGCCGACGCCGGCCTCCGTGTTGCTGGCGGGCGTCCTGCTGAAGATGGGGACCTACGCCCTGCTCCGGTTCAACTTCACGATGTTCCCGGAGCAAGTCGAGGCGTTCGCGGTCCCGATCGCCGCCATCGCGGTGATCAGCGTCATCTACGGCGCGATGCTGGCGCTGGCCCAGACCGACCTGAAGCGGATCGTCGCTTACTCCTCGGTGTCGTCGATGGGGTACGTCATCCTCGGCCTGATCGCCTACACCCAGTTCGGGGTCGGCGGCGCGACGTTCCAGATGGTCTCCCACGGCCTCATCTCGGGGCTGATGTTCATGGCGGTCGGCGTCATCTACAACGCGACCCACACCCGCAACGTCGGCGACATGTCGGGGCTGGCCGATCGGATGCCGGTCGCGGCGGGGATCCTCGTCGCCGGCGCCTTCGGCTACATGGGGCTGCCGCTGATGAGCGGCTTCGCGGCGGAGTACTTCATCTTCTTCGGCGCGTTCGGCGCGGACTTCCCCTACGCGCCCGTCTTCACCGCGCTGGCGATGTTCGGCATCGTCCTCGTCGCCGGCTACCTGCTGTTCGCGCTCCAGCGGACCATCTTCGGCCCGTACCGACTCGAGACCGACTACGACGTGGGCGCGGCGCCGCTGCACGACCTCGCACCGATGTTCGTGTTGCTGGGCATCATCATCGCCCTCGGCGTCGCCCCCGACCTGTTGTTCGAGATGATAACCGACGCAGTCGATCCGATCCTGACCGGAGGTGAACTGTGATGGCGGTGTACCAACTGCCCGAGTGGGCCGCGCTGGCGCCGCCGTTGATCCTGGCGCTGACCGGGCTGGTGCTGTTCCTCGTGGACAGCATCTCGCCGCGATCGACGAACCGCGCGCTGCTCGCGGGGACCGCGGCGACGGGCGCGCTCGCGTCGCTGGCCGTCGCGGTCTGGTACACCGCCGCCGGCGTCGGCGTACCGACGATCGACGGCGGTCGCGGCGTGGTCGAGCCGATTCACGGCCTCGTCGTCGACCAGCTGGCGCTGTACTTCATGATCGTCGTCGCCATCGTGACGGCGCTGGTCGTGGTCGCCAGCTACGACTACCTGGAGGGCCACACCTACCAGGCCGAGTACTACTCGCTGGTCGTGCTGGCCGCGACCGGGATGTCGACGGTCGCCGCCGCCGACAGCCTCGTGACGATCTTCATCGCGCTCGAGTTGACGAGCCTACCGTCGTACGCCCTCGTGGCGATCCTCAAGGACAACCGCGGCAGCGTCGAGGCCGGCCTGAAGTACTTCCTGATCGGCGCGCTCTCGTCGGCGATCTTCGTCTACGGGATCTCGCTGGTCTACGGCGCGACCGGCTACCTGGACCTGGCGGCCATCGCGGACGTCATCGGGAACGACGACGTCGAGGTCCACGGCGGCCTCCTCGGGCTCGGCATCCTGATGCTGCTCGGGGGGATCGCGTTCAAGACCGCCAGCGTCCCGTTCCACTTCTGGGCGCCCGAGGCCTACGAGGGCGCGCCCGCGCCGATCAGCGCGTTCCTCTCCTCGGCCTCGAAGGCCGCCGGCTTCGTGATCGCCTTTCGCGTGTTCAACGTGGCCTTCCCGCTCGAGGAGATCGGCGGCGCGATCGGCTTCGACTGGACGGTCGCGTTCATCGTGCTCGCGATCGTTACCATGACGGTCGGCAACTTCGCGGCGGCGACCCAGGAGAACGTCAAGCGGATGCTCGCTTACTCGTCGATCGGCCACGCCGGCTACGCCCTGATCGGGTTGGCGGGCCTGTCGGCCGACGGCGGCGAACTCGTGATGGGGGCGGCGCTGATGCACCTGCTCGTCTACGGCTTCATGAACACGGGCGCGTTCCTGTTCGTCGCGCTGGCCGAACACTGGGGCGTCGGTCGCACCTTCGAGGACTACAACGGCCTCTCGACGCAGGCGCCGGTCGCCTGCGCGGCGATGGCCGTCTTCCTCTTCAGCCTCGCCGGCATCCCGCCCTTCGGCGGCTTCTTCAGCAAGTACTTCCTGTTCGTCGGGGCGCTCGAGGCGGCAGCCGCGAACACGGCGATGCTGGCCGTCGCCGGCGCGCTCGTGGTCAACAGCGCGCTCTCGCTGTACTACTACTCGCGGCTGGTCAAGGCGCTGTGGATCGAGGAGCCGCCGATGACCCGCGATCGACTCGCCAGCCGACCGGGCTCTACGCCGCGATCGTCGCGGCCGCGGTGATGACGATCGTCATCCTGCCCGGCTTCGGCCCGGTCGTCGACGCCGCCCTCGAGACCGCCGCGTCGATCGTGGGCTGAGACGGTCTGCTGTACCGATTTACCGGAGCAACCACAGGACGATCGAGGTTGCTCCGGAAACGACTTACAGCGGTCCGTACGAGACTGACGGACGACGGCAGCGGCGCCGAGCCGACCCGGTAGTTTTTCCCCGTCGGGTTGCAAAGCGCGATACATGGTTTTCCGGCTCGTGCTCGGGTGCGGAACGGTGGGACGGCAGGTCGTCGAGGAGCTGCCCGAGCGCGACGGAGGCGACGCCAACCGACTGCTCGTCGTGACCGACGACCAGAGCATCGTCGAGACGCTCCGGGACGAGAGCATTCCGGCCCGGTTCGGGGACCCGACGGATCCGTCGGTGATCGCGAGCCTCGACGCGCCGGACGTGATCTTCGTCGCCAGCGACCGCACCGACGTCAACCGGACCGCTCTCGAGCGCGCCCGGGATCGGTTCCCGACGGCGTCGATCGTGGCTTACATGGGCGGCAACGCGACCGAGGCCAACAGAACGCGGTTCGAGGAGCTCGCCGACCACGTCGTCGACGCGCGGGGGGCGATGGTCGATCACGTGCTCGACGGCATCGTGAGCCCGTCGGCCGACGCCGCCATCGGGCTCCGGAAGCGACTCGCGGGGATCGACGGCCGGCTGGCGGTCGTCATGCACGACAACCCCGATCCGGACGCGATCGCCAGCGCCGTCGCGCTGGTCGACATCGCCACGGAGGTGGGCGTCGACGCCGACGCCTGTTACTTCGGCGAGATCTCCCACCAGGAGAACCGCGCGATGGTCAACCTGCTCGATCTCGACCTGCGGAACCTCTCGCCGACGGACTCCATCGAGGAGTACGCCGCGTTCGCGCTGGTCGATCACTCCCGGCCCGGGGTCAACGATCAACTTCCCGAGGATCTGCACGTCGACATCGTCATCGACCACCATCCGCCCCGCGGCCCGGTGCCCGGCGAGTTCGTCGACCTGCGCGAACACGCCGGCGCGACCAGCACCGTCCTGACCGACTACCTCCACCGGTTCGGCCTCGAGCCCCGGCGCGCGACCGCGACGGCGCTGTTGTACGGCATCCGGATCGACACGAACGACTTCACGCGGGAGGTCTCCGCGGCGGACTTCAACGCCGCGTCGCTCCTGTGGCCCTACGTTGACGCGTCGGTCATGAGCCAGATCGAACAGCCGACGGTCGAGGGCGAGACCTTAGAGACGATCGCCCGGGCGATCAAGAACCGCATCCAGCGGGAGTCGGTGGCCGTCGCGAGCGTCGGGATGATGAGCGACCGCGACGCATTGCCGCAGGCGGCCGACCAACTGCTGTTGATGGAGGGGGTCGAGACGACGCTGGTGTTCGGATTCCGCGACGAGATGGTGTTCCTCTCGGCGCGCTCGCGGGCGAGCGACGTCGACCTCGGGGAGGCCCTCCGGGACGCCTTCGACCGGATCGGCAGCGCGGGCGGCCACGGCGACATGGCCGGCGCGCAACTCGAGATCGGCATCCTCGGCAGTGCCGACGACGAGGACGAGGTGGAATCGATCGTCAGCGTCGTCGAGGAGGTCATCACCAACCGGTTCTTCGAGGCGATCGACACCCGTCCGGGGGTCCCGGTCGGCACCTACACCCAGACCAGCGAGTGGCTGTTCGACGTCGACGACGAGGAGGCCACGCCCGCGAGCGAGCGGGTCGCGTCCGAGGACGAGGGCGAGGAATCGGCGTAGCGGCGGGGGGTCCGACTCGACCCGGAGTGACGACCGCAGCGGATCGTCGACTCCCTCGCGAAGACACGTTTTTGCGCCCGGAGGCCGTTGACTCGCGTATGGACGTCGTGTCGGACAGGACCAAACCCCGGGTCGAGGAGTACATGACGCGCGACGTGGCGACGGTCGCCCCCGACGAGACCGTCGGCGAGGTCGCGGCCCGGATCGCCGAAAGCGACGAGCACAGCGGCTTTCCCGTCTGCGAACGCCGCCGCGTGGAGGGGTTCGTCAGCGCCCGCGACCTGCTGCTGGCCGACGACGACGATCCCCTGTTCAAGGTGATGACGACGGACCTCCTCGTGGCCCACCCCGAGATGAAGGTGACCGAGGCCGCCCGCGTCATCCTCCGCTCGGGGATCCAGAAACTGCCCGTCGTCGACGACGCCGGCAACCTCGTGGGCATCATCTCCAACGCCGACGTCATCCGGAGTCAGATCGAGCGCGCGACGCCCGAGAAGGTCGGCAAACTGATGCGCACGCTCGAGGAGATCCACGACACCGACCTCGATCAGGCGCGGCGGACGGTCGCGCTCGCGGACCTGACGCCCACGCAGGGCCGGGTCTACGCCGACGAACTCGAGGGCCGGCGCTACGAACTCGAGCACGGGCTGGCCGAACCGCTGGTGGTCATCGACAACGACGGCACCCTGTTGCTCGCCGACGGTCACCACCGCGTCCTCGCCGCGGATCGACTCGGGATCGACGAGATGGACGCCTACGTCATCGTCGTCGACCGCGAGATCGACCTCGGAATGGCCAAGACGGCCGAAAAGGAGGAACTCGAGCGGATCGACGACATCGACGTCGTCGACTACGCCCGGCACCCGCTCGTCCAGACGACCAAACGGCTGCAGACCGACGAATGAGGGGTGCGCCGAGCGCGTCGCACTCGCCTCCGTTCCGACCGGCACTCACTCGGCCCAACTCGCATCCGCGATCTCGAGGGGCCGTACTCGCTTCTCTCGAGGCGACCGCGTTCGGATCGACTATCAGCAATGATAATCGCGCCTGAATAGTTACAAGCGGGCGTCGACAACCCCTCCGTATGTCGAGGACGGTACTCGAACGGAGCGACGACTACACGATCGAACGAGACGACGAGTCGGGGGTAGCGATCTTCACGTACACGCAGTACGTCTCCGGGGAGCAACTCCGCGAGGTCCTCGACGAGTGGGCGGCGGTCCTCGAGGCGGCGGACGCCGACCGGTACGTGGTGAACGCCGAGGCGTTTATGGCGCATCCGGAGGAGGACAAGCGCTGGATCGCCGACACCTGGGTACCGAGGCTGATCGATCAGGGCGTCGGGATGGGGGCCGGCGTCCACGCGGACTCCGCGGTCGCGCGCCTGGATATGGAGGAAATCGAACGGATGGTGAACGAACCCGATTCCGGCTTCACGTACCGCACGTTCGAGAGCGAATCCGACGCGCTGGAGTGGCTGGCGGAGCGGTAGTCCCACCGCCGGCGCCGACGCTCCGGTCGATGCGCACGGTTTTGGCCCCTCGTCCCACTGTACGTTGGGAACGGATTCAACACGTCATCGGCCGTTCAGATTAGTATGGCACGAACCCAGACCCAGCGAAAGACCGCCGTGCGCTGTGCGGACTGCCAGTCCATCTTCACCGCCGAGATCGAAGCCGACGGGGACGTCTTCCTGATCGGACTGGGCGACCGCTGTGACTGCGGGGGTACCGAGTTCAGCCGGTTCGCCTGATCGGTTCGTCGCCGCTCGCGGAGCCGGCGAAGACGTCCCTCGAGCCGACGGCTGACCTTCGTCACGGGCTACCAATCCCCGGAATCCTTAATGCCGCGTTCGGCAAATATTGCACCCATGTACGACGACGAGGAGCTCGCGGCGATCCGGGAGGCCACCGACGAGTGGGAGGCGGAAACGCTCGAGCCCACCCTCAACGCCCACGGGGAGCGCAAGGACCGGTTCGCGACCGTCTCGAATCTCGACGTCGATCGGCTCTACACCCCCGAGGACGTCGCCGACCTCGACTACCTCGAGGATCTGGGCTTCCCGGGGGAGGAGCCGTACACCCGCGGGCCGTACCCGACGATGTACCGCGGGCGGACGTGGACGATGCGCCAGTTCGCGGGCTTCGGAACCGCCGAGGAGACCAACGAGCGCTTTCACTACCTGATCGACGAGGGCCAGACCGGCCTCTCGGTGGCCTTCGACATGCCGTCGCTGATGGGTCTCGACTCGGACGACCCGATGAGCCAGGGGGAGATCGGCACGGAGGGGGTCGCCGTCGACACGCTCCGTGACATGGAGATCCTCTTCGACGGGATCGATCTCGAGGAGATCTCGACGTCCTTCACGATCAACCCCTCCGCGCCGGTGATCTACGCGATGTACGTCGCGCTGGCCGACCAGCGAGGCGTTCCGCGCGAGAATCTCCGCGGGACCCTCCAGAACGACATGTTCAAGGAGTTCATCGCCCAGAAGGAGTGGGTGATCCCCCCGGAGCCCTCGCTGGATCTCGTCACGGACGTCGTCGAATTCAGCACCGAGGAGACGCCGAAGTTCCACCCAATCTCCGTCTCCGGGTATCACATCCGCGAGGCCGGGTCGACGGCGGTGCAGGAACTCGCCTTCACCCTCGCGGACGGCTTCGCCTACGTCGAGGACGCCCTCGAACGTGGCCTCGCGGTCGACGAGTTCGCGCCGCGGCTCTCCTTCTTCTTCAACTGCCACAACGCCTTCTTCGAGGAGATCGCGAAGTACCGCGCTGCGAGACGGATCTACGCCCGCGTGATGGACGACTGGTACGATGCGGAGGTCGACGAGTCGAAGCGACTCAAGTTCCACACGCAGACGGCGGGCCAGTCGCTGACGGCCCAGCAGCCGCTGAACAACGTCGTTCGGGTGACGATCCAGGCGCTCGCCGGCGTGCTGGGGGGCACGCAGTCGCTGCACACTAACAGCTTCGACGAGGCGCTGGCGCTGCCCAGCGAGAAGGCCGTCCGGGTCGCCCTGCGCACCCAGCAGATCATCGCCGAGGAGTCCGGCGCGGCGGACATCGTCGACCCGATGGGCGGGAGCTTCGCGGTCGAGGCGCTCACCGACGAGACCGAGCAGCGGGTGATGGGCTACCTCGAGGAGATCCGCGAGATGGGCGACGGCTCCGTCCGCGACGGGGTCCTCAAGGGCATCGAGGACGGCTACTTCCTCCGGGAGATCCAGGAGGCCTCCTACGAGTACCAGGAGCGCGTCGAGCGCGGCGAGGAGGTCGTCGTCGGCGTCAACGAGTACACGCTCGAGGAGGACACCAGTCCCGAGATCCTCCAGATCGACGAGACGACGGCCGAGCGGCAACTGGCCCGCCTCGAGGACGTGAAGGCGGATCGAGACGACGCGGCCGTCGAGGACGCGCTCG
It encodes the following:
- a CDS encoding methylmalonyl-CoA mutase family protein, whose translation is MYDDEELAAIREATDEWEAETLEPTLNAHGERKDRFATVSNLDVDRLYTPEDVADLDYLEDLGFPGEEPYTRGPYPTMYRGRTWTMRQFAGFGTAEETNERFHYLIDEGQTGLSVAFDMPSLMGLDSDDPMSQGEIGTEGVAVDTLRDMEILFDGIDLEEISTSFTINPSAPVIYAMYVALADQRGVPRENLRGTLQNDMFKEFIAQKEWVIPPEPSLDLVTDVVEFSTEETPKFHPISVSGYHIREAGSTAVQELAFTLADGFAYVEDALERGLAVDEFAPRLSFFFNCHNAFFEEIAKYRAARRIYARVMDDWYDAEVDESKRLKFHTQTAGQSLTAQQPLNNVVRVTIQALAGVLGGTQSLHTNSFDEALALPSEKAVRVALRTQQIIAEESGAADIVDPMGGSFAVEALTDETEQRVMGYLEEIREMGDGSVRDGVLKGIEDGYFLREIQEASYEYQERVERGEEVVVGVNEYTLEEDTSPEILQIDETTAERQLARLEDVKADRDDAAVEDALEALREASERGENTIPYIVDAVKAYATMGEIMGVFEEQYGAYSEEIGLA